The genomic region ATCATGCTGATGCACGACCGATTGGCGACGTCCATGATGCTCTTCATGGCGGCGATCGGTATTTGGGGCATGTTCATGTATTTCACCGGTGGCGGGCTCACCGGGAGTTTCAACGGCGCCCTTGCGATAGGCGAGGTGCTGATCATCGCGCAAGTGGCGTTCGGGGTCATCCTTTACTTCAAGGGTTTTCGACCCGAGTCCTCGATTCACATTCTGTACGGACTGACGGCTGTCATCGCGCTTCCCTTCATCTGGAGCTACATGCGAGAACGTGATGCCAGGCAGGCCTTGCTCATCTTCAGTCTTGGGGCGCTCTTTGTGTCCGGACTGGCCATCCGAGGAATGACGACCGGCAGCTGAATGCCGGTCGCCTCGTTTTTCAGCAGTGTACGAACACCGCGAAACCATCGTGCGCTTCGGCGCGTCTTCTATGACTGAGAGACAACGGGATTTCTGGCGTTTGGCTGGGAATCATCCGAATTTGCGATGACGTTGACATTGCTACGCCACGAGCGTACAATCTGACCGTACAGTCCGAAAGATACGTTCGCGACGGCATGGGGAATCGCGTAAGGAGTGGGAGTGGAAGGCAGTTCCCGCGATTACCAACCGGTAATCGATCAAGCGTTGCAAGTGGTCTATAGCCATCATCACCGCTTGATTAGCCAGCTTTACCCAAGCGCCTTCGAGCCGCTTTCGCTCGACGCCCTGCGCGATGGCCCGCTTGGAAGAGATCTCAGCAAGCTCGCTCGCCTCGCTCGAGGTGAAGTCAAAGAGCAAAAGGACCACGTGCTGACAGCGATCGATTCGATCGTTCAGCTTCTCTTTTGGCCGGCGGCCGCGGACGACTACACGGTCCCGCGATCGTTCTGGGACTCCGAGCTTGGGCGCATGTTGGCGCTCGCGAAGTTCCGGGCCTTCGAGGCGAACGAACTCGTTTCGATCGGCAATGCAGCGCAACAGCTCAATGTCACCCGCCCCACCATCTATCGGTGGATGGATGACCGGACGCTCAGTTATGTCAAGGATGATATGAGCGGACGAACCTTCGTGGTGCGCAAGGATATCGAGAATCTGAAGCGGGTCGCGGCCGAGTTGGGCGCCTCCGACTAGCGCAAGAGCAACCATGAATCTGCGGAAACGGCGCCAATTGGCGCCGTTTTTCGTTCTTCCGGGGCGGTTTTCGACGGATTCACCAAGGCGATCAGCTCAAGTTGCTCGTTCGAGCATTGAGACGTCTCGAACGCTGCTGAGACTGGAACTGCCGGATCGCACCGGCGCCGAACGAGTCTGGGATCGACCATCACGACATCCGGCCCGCGATTCATGGATCGGTGCTGCTGACGACAGGAACGAAAGCTCCGGGGCGGTCGTGGGCTCGTTGGTCAGCTGTCGATGTACTCCACTGGTACCCGGCGAGAGATACGCGCGACGATTTCGTATCCAATCGTGTCGATCGCCGCCGCAAGCTGGTTTGCTGTTGCTGCGCCAGACGAGGCATCTCCGATGAGGGTGACCTCGTCGCCGACCGAGAGTTCGACGCCGTCAGGAATCCCCACCGCGCACTGGTCCATGGAAACGCGACCACGCACGGGAAGCCGATGTCCCTGAAAGCCGACCCAACCTTTGTTCGAAAGCGCCCGCGGAAAGCCGTCGGCGTAGCCGATAGGAACAATGCCGATCCGCTCTTGTCCGGTGGCAACGTACGTTCCGCCGTAGCCGGTTCGGTCTCCCGGGGTCATCTCGAAGATGTGTTGCACCGTAGCGCGCCACTCGAGCGCCGGTTTCATGCCATCGAGAACCTTCACATGTTCAGACGGAGCGATGCCATACAGGCAAATCCCGGCGCGGACCATATCCAGGTCGGCTGACCGATTGCGGAGAAGCGCCGCGCTATTGCTGATATGCGCCATCGGCGGGACGAAACCAGCTGCTTCGAGCTCTGCGCGGACGCGCTGAAACTCGGAGAGCTGCTCGTCCATGCGGACGGTCGTCAGCTCATCTGCTTCGGCAAAGTGCGAATAGACGCCATCCAACTGGATCATCGAATCACTCGCAAGCCGGTACGCCAGCTCGACCGCTTCCGAAGGATGCACGCCGAACCTTCGCATACCGGTGTCGATCTTGAGGTGGACGTGCAGCTGTCGGGAGTCCGAGCGGGACGCTAGCAAGCGCTCCGCTTGCACCATGTCCCCTACTCCGATGGCGACGTCCAGTTGCGCCGCAATCGGCGCTTCGGTTGGGTCTGACGAACCAAGAACAAGGATGGGCGCCTCGATACCGGCCTGGCGAAGTTCTGATGCCTCGGCAACCGTCGCGACTCCCAGATCGGAAGCGCCGCCCCGAAGAGCAGCGCGGGCCGAATCGACCGCGCCGTGCCCATAGGCGTTCGCCTTGACCACCGCCATGAACCGTGCGCCAGCGGTGATTTCACGCCGAATACTGCGCGCGTTGGTTTCGATGGCGCCCAGGTCGACGATCAGCCGGGTTGGTCGGTGTCCGGGGCGCGGCGCGCCAGGCTGGCGCATGCTAGCCGGCGTCTTCCTCATCGCTTTCGGACGCGATCAGCTTGACGAGATCCTTGCGGGAAACGATGCCGACGATCTTGTTGTCGCCGGTGACCACAGGCACCGGATTCACGTTGTGGTCGATCATGATGGTCGCCAAATCGAGAACCGTGGCGTCCTTGTCGATATTGATGACTGGCGAGGTCATCAGTTCGCGCGCAGTCGTTGCCAGCACGCGCCGAACCTCATGATCGAAGTCGCTGGCGTCATCGTGCGTTTCGCGGTTCCATGGCAACCTGAACTTGCCAGCCTGGAAGTAGCCGCCGAAGAATGAGACGGTTTCCGGAACGTCCACTTCGGCCTTGCGGGTGACGATATCCGACTCCGTAATGATGCCGAGGAGATCGCCATCTTCGACGACCAGCACACCCGGAACGTCGCTCCGGGCCATCATGGAGGCGACCGTTTGCACGGTGTCGTCAGGCGCTACGACGGGCACCTTTTTTCGCATGATCGACGCAACGCTGACTTCATCCTGACTCACGATGTTCCTGCGCTTTCTATCTCGAGCTCAGCAAGGATTCGGGCGATGGCCTCGGGCAGGTCACTGGCAACCACGCCAAGTGACGAGAGTTCCTGTGTGAGGCGCAACGCCGCTTGGGTGCCAGCATAGACGGCCAATGCCGCGGCGTCGACTGCTTCGAGACCTTGCGCGAGAAAGGCCGCGATCGAGCCCGCGAGCACGTCGCCGGTACCAGCCGTGGCGAGCGCTGGGGCGGCGGTCTCGACGGTGCGAACCACTGTCCCATCGCTGATGTACGCCTTACCGGCTTTCAGCACGATCACCTGGCCGAATGCCTCAGCGGCGTCCTTTGCCGCGCTGGCGGGATCTGCCAGGATCACATCGGCATGGCGAATGGTCAAGGCCGCAAGCTCACCAACGTGCGGTGTCAGCACGAGCGACCCTGGCGCAACCTTCGTCCACCACGACTCCTGCTCTGACAGCCAGTGCAGGGCATCCGCATCGACCACCGCAGGAATCGATCCATCGAGAAGCGTGCTTCTGGATTCCCCGGAGGCCTCCCGTGCTATCGAGCCAAAACCCATGGAGCGCGTCGCAGTGCTCGTGTTCTCCCCGAAAATGCCGGACAGCAACGCAGTAGCGGCGGCATCCCGGGAAAGACCCGGTCCGATGAGCAGCGCCTTCGATTTCGCGATGTGTGGTTCGAGAAGCGCGATCGCTTGCTGGACGCCGTGGGCCGAGTCGGTTTCCGGCATCGGCACGAAGACCGCTTCTGGTACGAGCGCGGCGGTGGCGCCCACCGAGGAGCGGGGAATCGCGAGGCTGACGATACCTGCGCCTGAACGAGCCGCGCCCATGGCCGCCAACGCCGGAGCGCCGATATACCCACGAGCCCCGCCGACGATGACGAGGCCGCCCACTCCCCACTTGTGCGCTGTGGCGTCGCGTCTTGGCAGGAGTGCCAGCGCGGAAGCGCGGTCGATGAATTCGACCGTTGTGCTCGATGTCATGAGTCGATTGGTCCCTTGATTGCAACAACGATTGCCATCGCGTCGGTGCGTGAATGCGTGATCGACACGCTGAAATCTGTGAGTCCCAGGAGTTCGGCGCGGGCTTTCGCGTCCCCGTGCAGGACGAGGACCGGCTTGCCGCGCCGATTCACCTGTGTCTCCATTTCGCGCCATTTGATGCCGCGAATGCCAGTACCGAGCGCCTTGGAGGTTGCTTCTTTGACGGCAAAACGCCCAGCGAGCTCTTCGGTGCGGTTGCGAAAGCGTGACCGCTCGTATTCGGTGAAACATCGGTTGAGGAACCGTTCGCCGAAATCGTCGAGAACCCGCTGTACACGGGCAATTTCTATGATGTCAATGCCGACCGAAATGGCGCCCGACTTGTCTGGATCGAATTCGGGAATGTAGATCATGCGGCGCTCTCGGCGCGCGGGCCGGCCACGCGGTATCTGTCCAGGAACGTCGATCGTGCCGACTCGAAGGCGCCCTGATCGATCGCGATCCGCATCGTTTCCATCTGTCGGACCAGGAAGCGCAGATTGTGCACAGATGCCAGCCGCAGGCCGAGGATCTCGCGTGCGCGGAAAAGATGGTGCAGGTAGGCGCGGTCGAACATGGCGCACGTTTCGCAATCGCAGGAATCATCGATTGGCACGAACGATTCCCGATGGTTCCGATGATGGAGATCGATGCGCCCGTCGGGTGTGAAGACCGAACCGTTGCGCGCCAACCGGGTCGGCAGGACGCAATCGAACATGTCGACGCCTTGCGCCACTCCGTTCCAAAGGTCTTCAGGCGAGCCGACGCCCATCAGATAGCGTGGCTTTCCTTCCGGAAGCTCTGGTACGACGACATCCAGCATCTCGGCCATTTCGGCCTTGGTTTCCCCAACGCTCAATCCGCCGATCGCGATGCCGGAAACGTCGGCTGCTGCGACATACTGGGCGCTCAACCGGCGAAGATCTGGATCCATCCCACCCTGGCAGATGCCGAAGAGCACGCCCTTGCGTGGCCGGCAAGACTCGGCGAGTGCTGCGATACAGCGATCGAGCCAGCGATGGGTGCGCAACGTCGCGTCGAGCATCTTGCGCGGCTTGGCCGGCAGCCCGATCAGGTGGTCGAGCGCCATCATGATGTCCGAGCCGAGCTGTGCCTGAATATCGACGGCGCGTTCAGGCGTCAGCATGTGCAATGAACCGTCGATATGCGACCGAAAGCGCACACCGTCGTCAGAGACTTTCGCTTGCTGCGCCAGAGAGAAGATCTGGAATCCGCCGCTGTCGGTGAGAATTGGCCGATCCCAGCACATGAACGGATGCAACCCGCCTGCAAGATCGATGAGCTCGGGTCCAGGTCGAAGCATCAGGTGATAGGTGTTGGCAAGCACGATCTGGGCGCCGAGACGAGCGACCTCGTGCGGGTGCAGTGTCTTGATCGTTGCCTGCGTGCCAACCGGCATGAAGACCGGGGTCTCGATCGAGCCGTTGCGGGTTTGAATTCGACCACGCCGCGCGCGCGTGCTGGGATCAGTCGCGATCAGTTGATACGAGAAACCAACCGGGGACGACCCGTTGGGTGAGGCGATTCGCAATGCCTCGCCTGTGGATGGGCGATCGATTTGTTCTTGAACGTTTGGCACCAGACGTTAGCGCGGCTGGTTGTAGCCCGCCTGGAGGCGGCGGTTACGGGCACGCTGAACGGCATCAGCACGGTCCGCGCTGCTCGTCGATGCGGCTGAAGCGGACTTGGACGCTCCGTTCGAGGCCGCGACGCTGACCCTGGGCGCC from Thermomicrobiales bacterium harbors:
- the tgt gene encoding tRNA guanosine(34) transglycosylase Tgt; translation: MRIASPNGSSPVGFSYQLIATDPSTRARRGRIQTRNGSIETPVFMPVGTQATIKTLHPHEVARLGAQIVLANTYHLMLRPGPELIDLAGGLHPFMCWDRPILTDSGGFQIFSLAQQAKVSDDGVRFRSHIDGSLHMLTPERAVDIQAQLGSDIMMALDHLIGLPAKPRKMLDATLRTHRWLDRCIAALAESCRPRKGVLFGICQGGMDPDLRRLSAQYVAAADVSGIAIGGLSVGETKAEMAEMLDVVVPELPEGKPRYLMGVGSPEDLWNGVAQGVDMFDCVLPTRLARNGSVFTPDGRIDLHHRNHRESFVPIDDSCDCETCAMFDRAYLHHLFRAREILGLRLASVHNLRFLVRQMETMRIAIDQGAFESARSTFLDRYRVAGPRAESAA
- a CDS encoding CBS domain-containing protein, giving the protein MSQDEVSVASIMRKKVPVVAPDDTVQTVASMMARSDVPGVLVVEDGDLLGIITESDIVTRKAEVDVPETVSFFGGYFQAGKFRLPWNRETHDDASDFDHEVRRVLATTARELMTSPVINIDKDATVLDLATIMIDHNVNPVPVVTGDNKIVGIVSRKDLVKLIASESDEEDAG
- a CDS encoding NAD(P)H-hydrate dehydratase; translated protein: MTSSTTVEFIDRASALALLPRRDATAHKWGVGGLVIVGGARGYIGAPALAAMGAARSGAGIVSLAIPRSSVGATAALVPEAVFVPMPETDSAHGVQQAIALLEPHIAKSKALLIGPGLSRDAAATALLSGIFGENTSTATRSMGFGSIAREASGESRSTLLDGSIPAVVDADALHWLSEQESWWTKVAPGSLVLTPHVGELAALTIRHADVILADPASAAKDAAEAFGQVIVLKAGKAYISDGTVVRTVETAAPALATAGTGDVLAGSIAAFLAQGLEAVDAAALAVYAGTQAALRLTQELSSLGVVASDLPEAIARILAELEIESAGTS
- the alr gene encoding alanine racemase, producing MRQPGAPRPGHRPTRLIVDLGAIETNARSIRREITAGARFMAVVKANAYGHGAVDSARAALRGGASDLGVATVAEASELRQAGIEAPILVLGSSDPTEAPIAAQLDVAIGVGDMVQAERLLASRSDSRQLHVHLKIDTGMRRFGVHPSEAVELAYRLASDSMIQLDGVYSHFAEADELTTVRMDEQLSEFQRVRAELEAAGFVPPMAHISNSAALLRNRSADLDMVRAGICLYGIAPSEHVKVLDGMKPALEWRATVQHIFEMTPGDRTGYGGTYVATGQERIGIVPIGYADGFPRALSNKGWVGFQGHRLPVRGRVSMDQCAVGIPDGVELSVGDEVTLIGDASSGAATANQLAAAIDTIGYEIVARISRRVPVEYIDS
- the acpS gene encoding holo-ACP synthase; protein product: MIYIPEFDPDKSGAISVGIDIIEIARVQRVLDDFGERFLNRCFTEYERSRFRNRTEELAGRFAVKEATSKALGTGIRGIKWREMETQVNRRGKPVLVLHGDAKARAELLGLTDFSVSITHSRTDAMAIVVAIKGPIDS
- a CDS encoding excisionase family DNA-binding protein — encoded protein: MEGSSRDYQPVIDQALQVVYSHHHRLISQLYPSAFEPLSLDALRDGPLGRDLSKLARLARGEVKEQKDHVLTAIDSIVQLLFWPAAADDYTVPRSFWDSELGRMLALAKFRAFEANELVSIGNAAQQLNVTRPTIYRWMDDRTLSYVKDDMSGRTFVVRKDIENLKRVAAELGASD